The sequence below is a genomic window from Desulfobacterales bacterium.
AAAAGCTGCCGACGAGGGATCCCTCAGCTTTTAACCCCTTTGGACGAAAAACGGTACACGCGGCTCCCCTCATAAAACTGCATATCCGCAGCTCCTTTTACCCGGAGGTAATCGAGATGGCCCATGGCCTCGGATAAGGCCAGAAAGATATCAACGCCCCTGATATCCGGAAACAGCCGCAGGGCCACCCGGTAAGGTGTCAGGCCGCCGTCATTTTGGGTCAGGCCTCCCTCGGTTTTCAGCAGATTCAAAACACGGTTCCTGCGGACGCGGTGGTGGCGCTGGATATGTCGGACGACCCCGGCGTGATCCTTGAACGAGGGGCCATGCCCCGGCAGAACGGCCCTGACTGCAAGACCGCTTATCATTTCCAGCGTCGCTTCGTAGCGGGCGAGGCTCTGGTACTCCGGGTCCTCCGCCGGCGGACTGATTTCAACCACCGGATTGGGGGTGATTTTCTCCAGCAGACTGTCTCCGGCCAGAAGGGTGCCGTTGTCCCGGTTAAAAAGACAGATCGAGCCGGGGCTGTGCCCGGGGGTGTGGACAACCCCAAGCTGCATGTCGTCGAAATCGAACACGGCCTGGCCGTTAAAGGGTGAAACGCTTTCCACAGGGCCGATCAACCGCTTGAAGCGGCCTGAAATAAGTTCCAGAATCTGACGGCCGATCTCGCCGGGCAGGCCGGATTCGGTCAAAAATCCATGGAGTATGTCGTGGCGGCTTTCGAGCCAGTTTTCTCCCTGAACAGGTATTTTGTCCCGATCCCACAGGTGAATAAACACCGCTGCCCTGCTGTGGGATGCGATTTTGCCGGCAAGCCCCACGTGGTCGGTATGCCCGTGGGTCAGAATGACCCTTTTAAGATCAGACAGCCTGCCCCCCGTCGACCGGATGCCCGCCGCAATGACGTCGAGCCCCTCGGGCCCGTTTACCCCGGTGTCGATCAGGGTGGGGGTTGAATCAGGAATGTAGTAGCAATTGACGGTCTTTAGCGGAAATGGAATGGGAACTTCAATGCGATGGATATGTGTCATGGAATATTTTCGCCTACTTTCTTTCAAAAACAGCGGCGACACCCAACACCCCGACGCTGTTAATACCTGAATATTTCATTATCGGGGTCGCAATTGACCGGTTTTCTGTCCCCATACAAAAAATCTGACCCAGCTAAACCCAAAGCGTAAAAGCGCCGGATCTTCTGTTTCCATTTTTTTAAGAAGGGTTGTTTTTACCTTGTAACGCTTTAAAAAACTGCTGTTAAACACGAACTCCCGAAACCGGTCGATGTTGTACAAAGCCATAAACGCCATCTTCGCCTTGGGGCCTCCTGGACCTTCCCTCCCCCAGGGATCATTCTGGAAAAGAGCCTTTAATTCAGCCCATTCCAGTGTCAGCTTATCATATAACACGTCATCAGTACCGCGCGCCCATTCGGCCGGTGTCCGGTTTCTGGACTCTTGGGGCCCTTGACAGAAATCCGGCGGCTTGAAAAAGTAGATCCGTTCGGTTTTCCCGGGGTCGGCTCCATACCACACGCCCTCTTCCATGGGAAATTTGCGGCAGGTATCGGGACGGTCCGCATAGACCGCACATCCCTCCGGGGTCACAAACGGACAGAGACTGTCGTTGTCGTCCTGCATGCGCAGGAGCACATCCGGAAAAAAAGCGCCGGCCCGCAGAACAACCGAAACATAACGGTCAATAAACCGATCGGACGAAATCCCCAGGCGATTTTTAAGCCGAATGACATCATACGGATACAAAAACAGGTTCAGGTTTCGGCAACACCGGTTAAAACAGGGAATCCCCGGAAAGCAGTCAAAGGTAAACGTTTCGGTTGCGGCCAGCCGCCTGCCGGTCAGTTTCTTCAGTTCCTTGTCATCAATATACTTCATTCATCACCAAAGGAAATGATCATTTCGGCAATGGTCATCTTCAGTTTCAGGTCAACCCCGACGGCCTGCCTTAAATTCCGTTCGAGCCCGGCCAGCTGCCGGTAAAACGGGGTGCGGTCAAGGCGGACAGCTTCTGGGTCGCGGCGCTCCCGTTCAAAGGTTTCACATCCCGGCCCCCGCAGGGGCTCCAGCCCGGGCCGTTTCAGTCTGTACGGGATTCCATGCAGCCGGCAGATCATGGGACGGTAAAGATACACGCTGCACCGCCCCGCCAGATTCAGCGGACACAGGGGACGGTTGCGAATACCATTTATTTTAAGCGGATCTTCCTGCCGCACTGTTTCGGCAGACTGCCGCACCGACAACCGCAGCGCCGGCCCAAGCTGGTTAACGCCTTCCAGCAGATAAAAATACTCCAGATAGGTATAGTGGTAAAATC
It includes:
- a CDS encoding YkgJ family cysteine cluster protein — translated: MKYIDDKELKKLTGRRLAATETFTFDCFPGIPCFNRCCRNLNLFLYPYDVIRLKNRLGISSDRFIDRYVSVVLRAGAFFPDVLLRMQDDNDSLCPFVTPEGCAVYADRPDTCRKFPMEEGVWYGADPGKTERIYFFKPPDFCQGPQESRNRTPAEWARGTDDVLYDKLTLEWAELKALFQNDPWGREGPGGPKAKMAFMALYNIDRFREFVFNSSFLKRYKVKTTLLKKMETEDPALLRFGFSWVRFFVWGQKTGQLRPR
- a CDS encoding MBL fold metallo-hydrolase, giving the protein MTHIHRIEVPIPFPLKTVNCYYIPDSTPTLIDTGVNGPEGLDVIAAGIRSTGGRLSDLKRVILTHGHTDHVGLAGKIASHSRAAVFIHLWDRDKIPVQGENWLESRHDILHGFLTESGLPGEIGRQILELISGRFKRLIGPVESVSPFNGQAVFDFDDMQLGVVHTPGHSPGSICLFNRDNGTLLAGDSLLEKITPNPVVEISPPAEDPEYQSLARYEATLEMISGLAVRAVLPGHGPSFKDHAGVVRHIQRHHRVRRNRVLNLLKTEGGLTQNDGGLTPYRVALRLFPDIRGVDIFLALSEAMGHLDYLRVKGAADMQFYEGSRVYRFSSKGVKS